Sequence from the Acidobacteriota bacterium genome:
TCGTCCGAGAACTCAAGCTTCGGGCGGCCCGCGGCGGCCGCTCCGCCGAGGCAGAGCACCGGGCCATCCTTCGCGAAGCCGTTGGAGCCACGTCCATGCGACGAGGCCTCAAGGACCTGCTCCAGAACATGCCGGACGTTGGCGAGGACACGGACTTCCAACGACCGCGCGACCTCGGTCGTAGGACCAGGCTGTGAGCTATCTGATCGACACCAACGTCATTTCCGAGCTCCGCAAAGGCGTGCGAGCCGACCGGCGCGTGATCGACTGGTTTGCGGGACTGGTGGAGGGCGATCTCTACATGAGCGTCCTGACGGTGGGCGAGATCCGGAAGGGGATCGAGCGCATCCGGCGTCGGGATCGACATGCGGCCGCGCCGCTCGAGCGGTGGCTGCACGAGGTTATCGAGGCCCATCGAGACCGCATCCTGCCGATCGATCAGGCGGTGGCGGAGGAATGGGGCAGGCTGAGCGTGCCAGACCCCCTTCCGGCGGTTGATGGCCTGCTCGCGGCGACCGCTGCGGTGCACGGCCTGGTGCTGGTCACGCGCAACGTGAAGGATCTTCTGCGCGCGGGCGTTTCTCTGTTGAATCCGTTCGAACAGGTCCCAACCCACCGTCAGAAATGACGCGGCCTCCCGTCGCCCCACGCGCCGGTCGCTCGACTCTCTCGGTCGAGACGCATCACTCGGGGGAATAACCGATCTCTGTCTTCCTGGCGCCCAGACCAGATTCGTGACTATAATGATTGGTTGCACCCCTGCACGATGATCTCCCGGGGTGATGAGTGTGTCGTTTTAGCCTCACGTGCGGAACGGGTGTAATAAAGGCCTCGTTTGGTTGCGATGTGGCACGCAACCTGCTAAGCTTGGAGTTTCGTCTGGCTGGCGTAGCTCAGTCCGGTAGAGCGGCTGATTTGTAATCAGCGGGTCGGGGGTTCAAATCCCTCCGCCAGCTCCACTGTTCGGGGTGGCTGGGGAAAGAAACCCTCTACGCGCCGTGGTGCGCGCCGACGGGCGCGGTTCGTGGGAGTGATTCTGGCCGGGCAGAACACGGGATGCGGGGAGGTTGCA
This genomic interval carries:
- a CDS encoding DNA-binding protein encodes the protein MAQLIVRNVDPGVVRELKLRAARGGRSAEAEHRAILREAVGATSMRRGLKDLLQNMPDVGEDTDFQRPRDLGRRTRL
- a CDS encoding type II toxin-antitoxin system VapC family toxin, with the protein product MSYLIDTNVISELRKGVRADRRVIDWFAGLVEGDLYMSVLTVGEIRKGIERIRRRDRHAAAPLERWLHEVIEAHRDRILPIDQAVAEEWGRLSVPDPLPAVDGLLAATAAVHGLVLVTRNVKDLLRAGVSLLNPFEQVPTHRQK